The Blastocatellia bacterium DNA window CTATGTTTGTGTGCATTATTTTTTCTAACAACTTAGCAGGTATTATAGCTTCTGCTACTACTCGCTTTCCTCGTGTATGTAGCATATTAATTTGAGAAGTTTTTTGTCAGTAGCAAAATTGGATTCTAAATAATAATGCTCAATACCCGGATAAACCTTACAAATCCAATCACAGGCAGCTTTAGTTGCTTTACTTACCATATTTTGCCCTGCTGCATCTCCTGTAGTAAAGTTAAAGCGCAAAAACTGAAACCGACTAGCAGAATATTGCTCAATATCTCTTAATTTACCAATTTTAGTAGTTTTTTCAGCTTGTATTTTTATATTTAAGAAGTTTTCCTTAACCCATTTAGCAAAATCTCTTGCTTGACGTGCAGTAGGAAAAATAAAAACAGGTGCGCGTTGCATAGCATCATCGCAAACTGTAGTAGTTACCCCACCTGATTCATATAAAAGTTTCATCCCTCGATTGTAGCTAGCAACTAAAGTTCCTTCTGTTGTTGCAAGTGGAATATAAAATTCTCCTTGTGCATGTTCGCCATTTATTAAAAGTGGCCCAGCCATTCCAATAGGAACTTGTGCTATGCCTGTGAAGTGTTCAATATTGCCTGGCAAAGTTGAAGGATCAATAGAAAATTTTCCAAGATTATTTAACTCAATATTTGTTTTTTCTGTAAGAAATTGCCTACGTATTTGTGCCATTTCGCTAGTGTAGTCATTAGTAGAAGAACGAGGAATTTTTTTGCTCATAATAAGTAAAATCCTTTTATATTTTTTACAGTAACAGCATAAGAATGGAATTAGTATAAACTTAGCTTTTAGGTTTGATATTTTATTTTAATTTATTAAAAGTGTAGAGTTATTTTAGATGGAATGAATAAAGTAAAAGCAAAACTTACGCGGGTAAAAGTCTGTAATTGCCTACTTGTCAAGTATTAAGCAATCAGTTATCTTTTACTGCATGAAGTTATATTCTTTACAAAGAACCCAAATTTTATCAATAGATATAAAACAAGCTTGGAATTTCTTTTCTAATCCTAGTAACTTAAAAACTATTACCCCACCCTGGTTAGGGTTTCAGATCACTTCTGAGTTACCAGAAAAGATTTATCCAGGACTACTTATTACTTATCAAGTAACACCTGTTTTAGGTATTCCTATGGATTGGGTGACGGAAATTTCGCAAGTTCAAGAACCACATTTTTTTATTGATGAGCAAAGACTTGGGCCTTATCAGTTTTGGCACCATCAACATGTTTTTAAGGAAACTCCTAATGGTTTGGAAATGCGCGATATTGTTAACTATAGCCTACCTTTAGGAATACTTGGACAATTTGCACATAGTTTATTTGTTTCAGAACAATTAAAAGAAATTTTTGATTTTCGCTATAAAGTATTAGATCAAAAATTTGGTAAAGCAACAGCTTAAATAAATTAGGATAAGGAGGAATATTTATGAGAAAAAGTTTAGTTACTATAATTTGTCTATTATTAATTACAACCTTTATTACTATGTCTTCTTTAGCGGAAAGTAACCATATTTTAGCTAACAATAATATTATTAGTAATTTATCAAATAATACTTTAAACACATCTACTCAAGGACAAGGAAAAAAACAACCATTTATTAATATAGCAATGGAACGTGCTAAAGGTGCTACAGCACTACTAAAAGAAATTAATTCTGGGCTTTATCCAATTCCTAAATATATGTTTGCTAATGCTAAAGTTATGGCAATAGTTTCTTCTAATCCTCGTTTTGGAGATCCTGCTAATGATGCTGCTGGTAGTGGGGTAGTAATTGGTAGAGATCCAAAAACAAAACGTTGGAGCGCGCCTATTTTTATCACCATAAAAGATGGCTATATTAGAGATCAAACAGACCCTACTAAGATCAATAACTTATTTGAAAATAAAGACAGCACAATGATATTTTTTGGTATGCATGACAATGCTAAAAATTTGTTTTGTCAGGAAAAACTTGAAGTTGGTAATTTAGCAGGCGTGCTAGTTTCATCAGGTATATTTCAGTATAGAAAACACGTTGCCGATTCTGCTGCAATTAGTGTAGGGCTTTTTGGATATGTTTATAGCCAAAAATTGATTATTGGTATGTCCATAGAAGAATCTATATTTAAGCAAGATAAAGTGCTTAATGATGCAATTTATGAAACACCTATCTTAGAGCAATTCCTACCTGAAGCAGAATATATTCCTAAACCAGTACTAGCTTGTACAGATATGTTAAATCAGCTTTATCCTGCTAGAAGATAATAAAATAATTTATTTTGCTAAAGCAGTAGAAGATTACTCTATTGCTTTAGCAATAAATAAAATTCTTGGCTAATTTTTGTCCAATCATACTTTTCTGCTAATTTTCTTGCAGATTCTCCCATTAATTTAAGTTTATTATTATCTGAGATTAAGGAAAAAATTTTTTCTCTTAGTTCTTTAATGTTAGCAGGCTGAGATAAATAACCAACCTTACCATCAATTACTAAAAAACTTAAACCACCTACATCACTTGCTATTACTGCTTTAGCACAAGCAAACGCCTCTAAACAAACTAAGGGTGTGCCTTCTGTACGTCCATCAGGCAAAATTATTGAAGGAATTACTACTAGATCACAAGATTGTAGTAATTCAAGTTTTGTTTTTCCTGTAACAGTACCTAAAAACTTTGCTGGAGCATTTAACCTAATTGCTAACTCTTCAAGCTCTTTCCTTTGTTCTCCATCACCAGCAATTAAAAGCTTAATGTCTAAACAATTAGCTAAAGCTTTTAGTAAAATGTCTACCCCTTTTATTTTTACTAGCCGCCCAAGAAATAAAATAGTTTTTTGGCTCTTAATACTGTTAGCTTTTGGCTGATAAAAATTACAATCTACACCCATAGGAATTACTGAAGTTTTATTAACTAGTTCTGGAGCTAATTTTAAGAGCTTTTCTTTTAACTCTTGGCTAACAACTACAATATTTTTACTTCCATAAGCAATAAATTTTAATAAGTATCGCCCTAAAAATAATTTATTCAGAAAATTTAATGCTCCAGAATGTTCAATAACTAAATGTTTTTTCTTCTGTAGAAGTGTAATTAAACTACCTACTAATGCAGAAGGAACAAGCCAATGTGAGCAAATAACATCAACCGACTTAGCTAAAAAAAATGCTTTCCAGCAAAAAACTATAAAAAAAGGTATTATTTCTAGTCGTGCTAATAAAGATTTTTCCAATAAAGGTTGTAAATCTCTAGCAGAATCAAGTGATTGTAAACGCTTGAAAGGTAAATAGTTAAAACGACTTATTTTTATATTTCCCCAAGATTCTTCACTTTTAGCAGATAAACTTGCTGGTGTTAGAACTTCAATTTCATAAATATGAGAAAGTGATTTAGCAAACTCTAAAACAACACAACCAGCAAAATCATTTTCTAAAGGAGGAAATGAGCTAGTCAAAATAAGCATTTTAGGCATAATAGCTAATTATTTATTTGTTTGATTGTAGTTGATTGCTATTAATGTAGGTTTTGTAAGAAAATTGCCAAAAATTCTACTTAAGTAACCATATAAAATAATATAAAGTATTGTTGGAACAGTAATAAAAGGGTTAATGTCAGACTTTTCCTCTCCATAGACGGTACGCACTGCTACTGTACTTATACGAAGGTTTCTTGCAACTAATTGAAAAAGTAAGCTATTAAGAAATCCATACCTAGGGTAAAGTCTGTCTAAGTCAAGTTGCTTAATTGCTTCTCTAGTGATTGCAGTATAACCACATTGTGTATCTATTATAAATGGTAGCCCTAGAGCATAACGCATTAAGTTGCTAAAAATTTTATTGCCTAAGTAACGAAATTTAGGCATTGTCTTAATACTACTATCTAAAAATCGATTACCTTTTACGTAATGATGCTTAAGGATAATTACTTGATCTAGTAATTTAGGTAGGTCTTTTGCGTCCATTTGACCATCTCCATCCATCACCACAACAATATCTGTTGCTAAAAGCAAGGCTTGACGATATCCGCTAATTGTAGCAGCACCAACACCTAAATTTTTCTGATGTTTAATTACTATTAGTTTGCTACTTTGAGCAGCAGAAATAACTTCTAAAGAACTGTCCTTACTTGCATCATCTACAACAATAATAAAATCAACAAAATCTGGAATAGAACTAATGGTTTTAGCAATAAATAATTCTTCATTAAATGTAGGAATTACTACTGTAATATTATGTGAAGAATACATTAAAACCTCTGCCAATAGCGGTAATTTTTATCTTGTGTCTGATAATCAAACCATAAGCCAAACTTCTTTTTTAATTCATTAGTTTTTTCTATTTCTTTATCAATAAGGTTGTTTTGTTCTAATGGGTCTAGTTTAGTGTTATAAAGCTCAAAAGTATTTCCCACAATGTCATAGATAAGCCGCCAATCGCCATCAACCATTGCCCAAGCAAAGAAATTTGCATCAGGCACATTACGCGGGGTTTCCATAAAAACTTGACGGTTTGTAACATTATTTTTTGCTGTTTCTACCAGGTCTACACCATTGTAGTTTTTAGGTGGCAATTGTCCTGTAAGACGTAAGAAAGTAGGTGCAAAATCAATATTGCTAACAGCCTGGTTGATTCTTTGTGAAGTAACTCCAGGATAATAAAGAATTACAGGAACATGGGTTTGTACCCGATAAGGTCGGCCATTATGAAATGATTGCCCATCTCTCGCCAAATTCCTCTCCGTGATCAGCACTAATAGCAATTACTGTGTTATCAAATAATCCAGTAGTTTCTAAATAATCAAAAAGCCTTCCTAAATGCTTATCTGTAAAGCGTAAATTGCTATCATAAACATCCATAGGTTTGCTAACAGCGTCTTGTTTATCTTGTTTATGATATTTTTCTGCTTTTGCGTGTAGGTCGTTATAATGCACCCAAAGATAAAAAGGTTTATCAGAATTGTTTTTAATATAATTAATTGTATGATCAGTTAATTTTCTAGAGTTCCAATTTCCTCCACTTTCATGAACGATTTCTTGAAAGCCCTTTAACATCACATCTTTATAAGTTTGCCAGCCTTGTTTTTGTAACCATTTGGAAGTTTCTGGACTAGTAATTGTTGCAGTTATATAACCTTGTTTGGAAAAAAGTTCTGCTACAGTAGGAATTTCATCATTAAAAATATTTTCGCTATAGTTTGCCCGTGCAATACCACAAAAACTATGTCCTGTGTTTGTACCTAAAGAAAAACCATTTTCAAAAATTATTGAGCGATTAACCAATTTGTCAATATTAGGACTAAGTGCTTTGTTGTAGCCATAACAACCTAAATGATCTGCTCTTAAACAATCAATTGTGATAAATAAAATATTTTTAGCTGCTATTTTTTCAATAGGTTTTTGGTTAACTTCTGCTGGATTTGAAGGAGGTTGTTTATAATCTCCTGCTAAAAAATTCTCATCAATATTATTATTAGCGAGGTCTATTGATAAAGGATTTTTAGTAAGAATTTTATCGTCATAATCTCCACCATCAAAAAACGGAGAAAAGCCATCCCCATCACGATCATAAACTGTTTGAATTAGTGACAAATAATTTTTTACCACTACACCACGTCGCCAAAATAAGCTTTTCATCGCTTGATGTTTACTAATTGCTTGATGTGAAAAAGTAAAAAGAAAAGCTGGGATAATAGCTAAAATTATATATTTGGTATCTAGTCGAAAACGATGTACTAATATTAAAGAAATAAAAAAACTAAATAA harbors:
- a CDS encoding SRPBCC family protein, producing the protein MKLYSLQRTQILSIDIKQAWNFFSNPSNLKTITPPWLGFQITSELPEKIYPGLLITYQVTPVLGIPMDWVTEISQVQEPHFFIDEQRLGPYQFWHHQHVFKETPNGLEMRDIVNYSLPLGILGQFAHSLFVSEQLKEIFDFRYKVLDQKFGKATA
- a CDS encoding glycosyltransferase family 4 protein, whose translation is MPKMLILTSSFPPLENDFAGCVVLEFAKSLSHIYEIEVLTPASLSAKSEESWGNIKISRFNYLPFKRLQSLDSARDLQPLLEKSLLARLEIIPFFIVFCWKAFFLAKSVDVICSHWLVPSALVGSLITLLQKKKHLVIEHSGALNFLNKLFLGRYLLKFIAYGSKNIVVVSQELKEKLLKLAPELVNKTSVIPMGVDCNFYQPKANSIKSQKTILFLGRLVKIKGVDILLKALANCLDIKLLIAGDGEQRKELEELAIRLNAPAKFLGTVTGKTKLELLQSCDLVVIPSIILPDGRTEGTPLVCLEAFACAKAVIASDVGGLSFLVIDGKVGYLSQPANIKELREKIFSLISDNNKLKLMGESARKLAEKYDWTKISQEFYLLLKQ
- a CDS encoding glycosyltransferase family 2 protein: MYSSHNITVVIPTFNEELFIAKTISSIPDFVDFIIVVDDASKDSSLEVISAAQSSKLIVIKHQKNLGVGAATISGYRQALLLATDIVVVMDGDGQMDAKDLPKLLDQVIILKHHYVKGNRFLDSSIKTMPKFRYLGNKIFSNLMRYALGLPFIIDTQCGYTAITREAIKQLDLDRLYPRYGFLNSLLFQLVARNLRISTVAVRTVYGEEKSDINPFITVPTILYIILYGYLSRIFGNFLTKPTLIAINYNQTNK
- a CDS encoding sulfatase, which produces MSSEIPSTSLLANATSNFRIYILASLLGGLLVTLLEATDRLIVLNFPSQLDRLLFLCTLALAPIGNLALGLFIAIITTKAKLLLTILEQQVKLSIWLKYLAVSFSVSLPFLLLNFFFPALFVDSFQETISMINRKIINIDIVFQYPKIFVSILIYLIALKLTLLESKTFLSLIKGRLGIVLLIFSALIVPAFYYLDSRTFIGRYQDIYHVPLGLAIILFSFFISLILVHRFRLDTKYIILAIIPAFLFTFSHQAISKHQAMKSLFWRRGVVVKNYLSLIQTVYDRDGDGFSPFFDGGDYDDKILTKNPLSIDLANNNIDENFLAGDYKQPPSNPAEVNQKPIEKIAAKNILFITIDCLRADHLGCYGYNKALSPNIDKLVNRSIIFENGFSLGTNTGHSFCGIARANYSENIFNDEIPTVAELFSKQGYITATITSPETSKWLQKQGWQTYKDVMLKGFQEIVHESGGNWNSRKLTDHTINYIKNNSDKPFYLWVHYNDLHAKAEKYHKQDKQDAVSKPMDVYDSNLRFTDKHLGRLFDYLETTGLFDNTVIAISADHGEEFGERWAIIS